A genomic segment from Campylobacter concisus encodes:
- the fabD gene encoding ACP S-malonyltransferase: MKKFAFVFAGQGSQSIGMGKDFYENFSTTKLLLNDACNDTGIDYKELLFTQNDKLDKTEFTQPAIVLNSLMTYLAFSNFIKEKPEFSLGHSLGEFTALAVSGAFNFIDAIRLVNLRGKFMQEACVGKDAGMMVVLGLSDEVVEEICKKAREEGLQIYAANYNCDGQIVVAGVRADLASYEAKFKEAGAKRAMLLNMSVASHCPILEPASVRLASELESTLAAKFSPVVSNVNAKIYTDKSEALVLLKEQLIKPVCYKQSIKNYENNVDCFIELGAATLKGINKKITEKPTYSITDMASLEEVVKILEER; encoded by the coding sequence ATGAAAAAATTTGCTTTTGTTTTTGCGGGCCAAGGCTCGCAAAGTATTGGTATGGGAAAAGACTTTTACGAAAATTTTTCTACTACTAAGTTACTTTTAAATGATGCTTGTAATGATACTGGCATTGATTACAAAGAGCTTTTATTTACACAAAACGATAAGTTAGATAAAACAGAATTTACTCAGCCAGCTATTGTTTTAAACTCACTAATGACTTATTTGGCTTTTTCAAATTTTATTAAAGAAAAACCAGAATTTAGTCTTGGGCACTCACTTGGAGAATTTACCGCTCTTGCAGTTAGTGGAGCATTTAATTTTATTGATGCGATTAGGCTTGTGAATTTACGTGGTAAATTTATGCAAGAAGCCTGCGTTGGCAAAGATGCTGGCATGATGGTAGTTCTTGGACTTAGTGATGAAGTGGTTGAAGAAATTTGTAAAAAAGCAAGAGAAGAAGGTTTGCAAATTTATGCTGCAAACTACAACTGCGATGGACAAATCGTTGTCGCTGGTGTAAGAGCCGATCTTGCTAGCTATGAAGCAAAATTTAAAGAAGCTGGCGCAAAAAGAGCAATGCTTTTAAATATGTCAGTAGCAAGCCATTGTCCGATACTTGAGCCAGCTAGTGTTAGGTTGGCAAGTGAGCTTGAGAGTACTTTGGCTGCCAAATTTTCTCCAGTTGTCTCAAACGTAAATGCTAAAATTTATACCGATAAAAGTGAAGCACTAGTTCTGCTAAAAGAGCAGCTAATAAAACCAGTTTGCTATAAACAAAGCATTAAAAACTATGAAAATAATGTTGATTGTTTTATCGAGCTTGGTGCTGCGACGTTAAAGGGCATCAATAAAAAAATTACTGAAAAGCCAACTTATAGTATTACTGATATGGCAAGTCTTGAAGAAGTTGTGAAAATTTTGGAGGAGAGATGA
- a CDS encoding 5'-methylthioadenosine/adenosylhomocysteine nucleosidase: MIAILGAMQEEITPILEMVGEYKTVQYANNKFYLANYKGKELVIAYSKIGKVNAAITATLMIEKFKASKLLFTGVAGSLDESLKIGDMLYATSLVQHDLDITAFGHPYGYVPGTSIFVKSDEGLNELAKKIADKKDMSLSAGIIATGDQFICDNEKKNWIKKIFNASATEMEGASVALVCETLGVPFFILRAISDGAGDAAEFDFDKFLQDSANVSAKFILEMVENL, from the coding sequence ATGATAGCGATACTAGGAGCTATGCAAGAGGAGATAACACCGATCCTTGAAATGGTTGGTGAATACAAAACTGTTCAATATGCAAATAATAAATTTTACTTAGCAAACTATAAAGGAAAAGAGCTAGTCATTGCCTATTCAAAGATAGGCAAAGTAAATGCAGCTATAACAGCAACTTTGATGATAGAAAAATTTAAGGCCTCAAAATTGCTCTTTACTGGCGTAGCTGGCTCACTTGATGAGAGTTTAAAAATAGGTGATATGCTTTATGCTACTAGCTTAGTGCAGCATGATCTTGATATTACGGCTTTTGGACATCCTTATGGCTATGTGCCAGGCACAAGCATCTTTGTCAAAAGTGATGAAGGGCTAAATGAACTGGCAAAAAAGATAGCCGATAAAAAAGATATGAGCTTAAGTGCTGGTATTATTGCGACCGGAGATCAGTTTATCTGTGATAATGAAAAGAAAAATTGGATAAAAAAGATATTTAATGCGAGCGCTACTGAGATGGAAGGTGCTAGCGTTGCACTAGTTTGCGAAACACTTGGTGTGCCATTTTTTATACTAAGAGCTATCAGCGATGGAGCTGGTGATGCAGCAGAGTTTGACTTTGATAAATTTTTGCAAGATTCAGCAAATGTTAGTGCAAAATTTATACTTGAAATGGTAGAAAATTTATGA
- a CDS encoding tRNA 2-thiocytidine biosynthesis TtcA family protein, with the protein MIELSKRLLRQVGQTNARYKMIEGGDKILLGLSGGKDSLALAHVLKHIQNVTPEKFEFKAVTLSYGMGEDYAYLTKHCNEHGIEHEVIDSSIFEISKEKIRKNSSFCSFFSRMRRGYLYTYALKHGFNKLAIAHHLDDAAESFFMNFTYNGALRTLAPKYTAKNGITVIRPFIFVRERQLRENAIKNELRVIGDEACPAMRFDVKMPHARYETKQLLVTLEKENPKLFTSLKASFENIHTDTFFALNSSSEE; encoded by the coding sequence ATGATAGAGCTTAGCAAAAGGCTTCTTAGGCAAGTTGGTCAGACAAATGCCAGATACAAGATGATAGAGGGCGGAGATAAGATCTTGCTTGGTCTTAGCGGTGGTAAAGATAGCCTCGCACTAGCTCACGTACTAAAGCATATCCAAAACGTTACACCTGAAAAATTTGAGTTTAAAGCAGTAACACTAAGCTACGGCATGGGTGAGGACTACGCTTATCTTACGAAGCATTGCAATGAGCACGGAATAGAGCATGAAGTGATAGATAGCTCAATCTTTGAGATTTCAAAAGAGAAAATCCGTAAGAATTCCAGTTTTTGTAGTTTCTTTTCTCGTATGAGAAGAGGTTATCTTTATACTTACGCCTTAAAACATGGTTTTAATAAACTTGCGATTGCTCATCATTTAGACGATGCAGCGGAGAGCTTTTTTATGAACTTTACATATAATGGTGCATTAAGGACGCTTGCTCCAAAATATACTGCAAAAAATGGAATCACGGTTATTAGGCCATTTATCTTCGTTCGCGAGAGACAGCTTCGCGAAAATGCTATCAAAAATGAATTAAGAGTTATCGGTGATGAAGCATGCCCTGCAATGAGATTTGACGTAAAGATGCCGCATGCTAGGTATGAAACCAAACAGCTTTTAGTAACCTTAGAAAAAGAAAATCCAAAGCTTTTTACTTCGCTAAAAGCATCATTTGAAAATATCCATACTGATACTTTTTTTGCTCTCAATAGCAGTAGTGAAGAGTAA
- the recO gene encoding recombination protein RecO, whose translation MQGYILRVQKVRDEDLLVFVLTPNLLVKSYRFFGARHSNIMTGYKIDFELEQEAKFLPKLRSILHLGFKWLLERDKLIIWQQFMRLLYDHLKEVEQLDEIYFNELDRCAKQMQLQNPKRLIIESYVKILEYEGRLHSELECFICDEEIESELCLTRGFLPSHKHCLDRNEFDANKIKNLFDTKSTIELNDDEINRLYKILLDGL comes from the coding sequence ATGCAAGGCTATATCCTGCGCGTGCAAAAGGTCAGAGACGAGGACCTTTTAGTCTTTGTGCTAACGCCAAATTTGCTCGTAAAGTCGTATAGATTTTTTGGCGCTCGCCACTCAAATATCATGACCGGCTACAAGATCGACTTTGAGCTAGAGCAAGAGGCAAAATTTCTACCAAAGCTTAGAAGCATACTTCATCTTGGCTTTAAATGGCTGTTAGAGCGAGACAAGCTCATCATTTGGCAGCAGTTCATGCGCCTACTTTATGATCATCTAAAAGAGGTCGAGCAGCTCGATGAAATTTATTTTAATGAGCTTGATCGCTGCGCCAAACAGATGCAGCTACAAAATCCAAAACGCCTTATCATCGAAAGCTACGTCAAAATTTTAGAGTATGAAGGTAGGCTTCACAGCGAGCTTGAGTGCTTCATCTGCGACGAGGAGATAGAGAGTGAACTTTGCTTAACTCGTGGTTTTTTACCCTCTCACAAGCACTGCCTAGATAGAAATGAATTTGATGCTAATAAAATCAAAAATTTGTTTGATACAAAAAGCACGATCGAGCTAAATGATGATGAGATAAACCGACTTTATAAAATTTTACTTGACGGACTTTAA
- a CDS encoding tRNA dihydrouridine synthase codes for MIDFSKKPLFLAPLAGFSDLPLRSVVKKFGCDVTVSEMISANALVYESSDKTLEMIKKSPNEEPYIVQIAGNDIENIKKAVQIINKFDGIYGLDLNCGCPVPKVIRQGAGSALLNDLDKLQSIISAIKSTSNKESLSVKFRLGFNDKNEEQIAKACEEAGADYIAVHGRTRAGGYSAKVDYEAIARVKASVKIPVIANGDINAQNADEILNLTKCDALMIGRASIGNPWIFHEIKTKTSVDKALKQKIILAHFDAMIEHYGEHGLCIFRKHLHQYSKGIDGATTFRNDINFIKDATAMRERIREFFA; via the coding sequence ATGATAGACTTTAGTAAAAAGCCACTTTTCTTAGCGCCACTTGCTGGCTTTTCTGACTTGCCGCTAAGAAGCGTAGTTAAGAAATTTGGCTGCGATGTCACCGTTAGTGAGATGATCAGTGCAAACGCTCTAGTATATGAGAGTAGTGACAAAACGCTTGAAATGATTAAAAAATCCCCAAACGAAGAGCCTTACATCGTTCAAATAGCTGGTAATGACATAGAAAATATAAAAAAAGCTGTGCAAATCATCAATAAATTTGATGGAATTTATGGGCTCGATCTAAACTGCGGCTGCCCCGTACCAAAGGTCATTAGACAAGGAGCGGGATCGGCTTTGTTAAACGATCTTGATAAGCTTCAAAGTATAATCTCAGCCATAAAAAGCACTTCAAACAAGGAAAGCCTAAGCGTTAAATTTAGACTTGGCTTTAACGACAAAAATGAAGAGCAGATAGCAAAAGCCTGCGAAGAAGCCGGCGCAGACTATATCGCAGTACATGGGCGTACCAGAGCTGGCGGATACAGCGCAAAGGTTGATTACGAAGCGATCGCTAGGGTAAAGGCAAGCGTGAAAATCCCAGTCATCGCAAATGGCGATATCAACGCACAAAATGCAGATGAAATTTTAAACCTCACAAAGTGCGACGCCCTAATGATCGGTAGAGCAAGCATTGGTAATCCTTGGATATTTCACGAGATAAAGACCAAAACTAGCGTAGATAAGGCGCTAAAACAAAAGATCATCCTAGCTCACTTTGATGCGATGATCGAGCACTACGGTGAGCACGGACTTTGCATATTTAGAAAGCACTTGCATCAATACAGCAAGGGCATCGACGGTGCAACAACCTTTAGAAACGATATAAATTTCATCAAAGACGCGACAGCGATGAGAGAGCGCATAAGGGAGTTTTTTGCCTAG
- a CDS encoding uroporphyrinogen III synthase HEM4, with translation MKTRKFLVYCIIYIVVIAGLTYSLNSSDYTFELLGQTITLPIAIWVALPVAVLALLALLHIAYHGYAFYRYKKWIKKDSQLYKDLAKETLLGFESNKDFKTDTYKIASQLTRSISPVGELKDVGVDDAEINNILQTIKSIKNKEIVDLKKFRLAKDSKLNILNELNKIEQLPTYYLDILKNQDQNESLKKAAFDKLIKVASFSEIKRLNFELASEDIMLIITRFVNDEIDLNSDEIFDLLNNAKITKAQYDKAAVMLKNKLKPDAFIGIFEKLKSIHADADEAYVYALFELQMLDKVREAIEGSDPDEFKEIKVLLFLRDNGKMVPSSLFFK, from the coding sequence ATGAAAACTAGAAAATTTCTCGTCTATTGCATAATCTACATAGTAGTTATTGCAGGGCTTACTTATTCTCTTAATAGTTCTGATTACACATTTGAGCTTTTAGGCCAAACTATAACTTTGCCAATTGCTATTTGGGTCGCTCTTCCAGTAGCTGTTTTAGCACTTCTTGCTCTACTCCATATCGCTTATCATGGATATGCTTTTTATAGATATAAAAAATGGATCAAAAAAGATAGCCAACTTTATAAAGACTTAGCCAAAGAGACGCTTCTTGGCTTTGAGAGCAATAAAGACTTCAAAACCGACACTTACAAGATCGCCTCACAGCTTACTCGTTCTATCTCACCAGTAGGCGAGCTTAAAGATGTCGGTGTAGATGATGCTGAGATAAACAATATCTTACAAACTATAAAAAGTATAAAAAATAAAGAGATCGTCGATCTAAAGAAATTTAGATTAGCAAAAGATAGCAAGTTAAATATCCTAAATGAGCTAAATAAAATAGAGCAACTACCAACTTACTATCTTGACATACTTAAAAACCAAGATCAAAATGAGAGCCTTAAAAAAGCTGCATTTGATAAACTCATAAAAGTAGCTTCTTTTAGCGAGATCAAAAGATTAAATTTTGAACTAGCAAGTGAAGATATAATGCTTATTATTACCCGCTTTGTAAATGACGAGATCGATCTAAATAGTGATGAAATTTTTGATCTTCTAAACAATGCCAAAATAACAAAAGCTCAATACGATAAGGCAGCTGTAATGCTTAAAAATAAGCTAAAACCAGATGCATTTATCGGCATCTTTGAGAAGTTAAAAAGTATCCATGCTGATGCTGATGAGGCTTACGTATATGCGCTATTTGAGCTTCAGATGCTTGATAAAGTAAGAGAGGCTATCGAAGGTAGCGACCCAGATGAGTTTAAAGAGATAAAGGTCTTGCTGTTTTTACGAGATAACGGTAAAATGGTGCCTAGCTCGTTATTTTTTAAATGA
- the dksA gene encoding RNA polymerase-binding protein DksA translates to MTQTELNFFKKLLEERKLQIKKNIYDSSVEVNGLRDSGVSDEFDIASVNTDQLIEHSISTQQRAELSEIDEALEKIANKTYGICDMCEEEISIPRLKVKPHAKYCITCREIIEKTAKN, encoded by the coding sequence ATGACACAAACTGAGCTAAATTTTTTTAAAAAATTACTTGAAGAAAGAAAATTACAGATCAAAAAAAATATCTATGATTCATCTGTTGAAGTAAATGGCTTAAGAGATAGTGGTGTAAGCGATGAGTTTGATATAGCCTCAGTAAATACAGACCAGCTAATAGAGCATTCGATCTCGACGCAACAAAGAGCGGAGCTATCAGAGATAGATGAAGCACTAGAGAAGATAGCAAATAAAACTTATGGAATTTGTGATATGTGCGAAGAGGAGATCAGCATACCGCGACTAAAAGTAAAACCGCATGCAAAATACTGTATAACTTGCCGTGAAATAATCGAAAAAACAGCAAAAAACTAA
- a CDS encoding 23S rRNA (pseudouridine(1915)-N(3))-methyltransferase RlmH has protein sequence MEISVFSIQKSSRDNFENEIQEYIKMSAKFAKINNKVFFNEKIAKAQSTGKSEALRAYDEIYEPNLKGFCVMLDENGLQLDSQEFAQILNSNSQINFFIGGAYGLSQNLKNKAQKIVSLSKMTMAHKVAKLVLFEQIFRALCINANHPYHK, from the coding sequence TTGGAAATTTCAGTTTTTAGCATTCAAAAATCATCACGTGACAACTTTGAAAACGAAATACAAGAATATATAAAAATGAGTGCAAAATTTGCTAAGATAAACAATAAAGTCTTTTTCAATGAAAAAATAGCAAAAGCTCAAAGCACTGGAAAAAGCGAAGCATTAAGAGCTTATGATGAAATTTACGAGCCAAATTTAAAAGGCTTTTGTGTGATGCTTGATGAAAATGGCTTGCAACTTGACAGCCAAGAATTCGCACAAATTTTAAACTCAAATTCACAAATTAACTTTTTCATAGGTGGAGCTTACGGCCTTAGCCAAAATTTAAAAAATAAAGCGCAAAAAATTGTAAGCTTAAGCAAGATGACGATGGCTCATAAGGTTGCCAAGCTTGTACTTTTTGAGCAAATTTTTAGAGCGCTTTGCATAAATGCAAACCACCCATACCACAAATAA
- the accD gene encoding acetyl-CoA carboxylase, carboxyltransferase subunit beta, whose translation MNFSDIFSKIRKAQPRPEEAPTHWVKCDNCHSLMYYKEVEACFNVCPKCGYHMRLKATDRINLICDEGSFVEFDANLKPVDPLNFVDKKSYKKRISENKEKTGRTSSVICGEGKCDGQEIQLVVFDFGFMGGSLASVEGEKIVRAIKRAIEKRQALVIVSASGGARMQESTFSLMQMSKTSAALKLLDEAKLPYISILTDPTMGGVSASFAWLGDLIIAEPGALIGFAGQRVIKQTIGADLPEGFQRAEFLLEHGLIDAIVPRSEHKKYISDMVKFLTNNKTMHQKERQDENGNNFELKLKTKG comes from the coding sequence ATGAATTTCTCAGATATTTTTTCAAAGATAAGAAAAGCTCAACCTCGTCCAGAAGAAGCGCCTACACACTGGGTAAAATGCGATAATTGTCACTCACTGATGTACTACAAAGAAGTTGAAGCTTGTTTTAATGTATGCCCTAAATGCGGCTATCATATGAGATTAAAAGCTACTGATCGCATAAATTTGATCTGCGATGAAGGTAGCTTTGTAGAATTTGACGCAAATTTAAAACCAGTAGATCCTTTAAATTTTGTCGATAAAAAATCATACAAAAAAAGAATTTCAGAAAATAAAGAAAAAACAGGACGCACAAGCTCAGTGATATGTGGCGAAGGTAAATGCGACGGACAAGAGATTCAGCTGGTTGTTTTTGACTTTGGCTTCATGGGCGGCTCATTAGCTTCAGTTGAGGGCGAAAAGATCGTAAGAGCGATAAAACGTGCGATCGAAAAACGCCAAGCTTTAGTCATAGTGAGTGCTTCAGGCGGAGCTAGAATGCAAGAGAGTACATTCTCTTTGATGCAAATGTCAAAGACATCAGCCGCTTTAAAACTACTTGATGAAGCAAAGCTGCCTTATATCTCAATACTTACTGATCCAACAATGGGTGGCGTTAGTGCTTCTTTTGCTTGGCTTGGAGATCTAATAATCGCTGAACCTGGCGCATTGATAGGCTTTGCTGGTCAAAGGGTCATCAAACAAACCATTGGTGCTGATTTACCAGAGGGATTTCAAAGAGCTGAGTTTTTGTTAGAACATGGCTTAATCGATGCTATTGTGCCAAGAAGCGAACATAAAAAATATATAAGCGATATGGTTAAATTTCTCACAAATAACAAGACAATGCATCAAAAAGAAAGACAAGATGAAAATGGAAATAACTTTGAACTGAAGCTAAAAACCAAAGGCTAA
- the bamA gene encoding outer membrane protein assembly factor BamA, whose protein sequence is MKKKLFLLALAFSGLSAQTIQSINFKGLIHLSPEVASQIMGLKVGQDLTPKLSDKAITNLYKQNYFDDIYIEDTGNGNLLVAVKEKPSVARVDLKGVVTNDKTAIESLINIKPGNMYDELTIEKTKERIRQYYESKGYFDTVVDVEKQPVADNDSSLFITLNINRGENMIIKNVNLVGAKEFDYDDIEPVVANKSREFMGWLWGRNDGKVKLFELENDPARIQDKYFQKGYLDATISSPYLNSSFDNYTADLTYYVHEGEPYKVSNVSITAPEELELDTKKIIDDFRLEAGDTMNSARLRQDMKKLDDMVADKGYAFVKVYPKTDKFDENKTVDIDYEVDPGEKVYIRNVQISGNDRTVDRVVRRELYLTEGNLYSRTDLQDSKDALKRTSYFDDVEIEEDPVDKNTVDLKVKVKEASTGSISGGIGYGSSDGLLLNAALSDTNIFGSGLQGQISVDKSDRELSGQISLTNPRIFDSEYSLGGTLYANDYDWRTYKERSYGFSTTLGRKLTRNLSASLTYNIEQSKITLKDDELRDINAKTKKEIYREGKAIKSAITPALTYNSTDDYYLPRRGIIASTSFEIAGLGGDIDFIKNRTNFNYYLGLREYIDYDLILRYKASFGKIWERGYTPINERLYLGGIRSLRGYESRTVSPKVKYNGDYYEYGGETSFNNSAEISFPIIDRVKMRGVVFYDYGMIGENSLNEIKRSSVGTGIEWITPIGPLQLIFAKALKPKEGDDTNTFEFTIGRRF, encoded by the coding sequence ATGAAAAAGAAATTATTTTTATTAGCATTAGCTTTCAGCGGCCTAAGCGCACAAACAATCCAGTCAATAAACTTTAAAGGCCTAATTCACCTTTCGCCTGAAGTAGCAAGCCAAATAATGGGCTTAAAAGTCGGTCAGGATCTGACTCCAAAGCTTAGCGATAAGGCGATCACAAATTTATACAAACAAAACTATTTCGACGATATCTACATAGAAGATACAGGCAATGGTAATCTTTTAGTAGCTGTAAAAGAGAAGCCAAGTGTTGCTAGGGTCGATCTAAAAGGCGTCGTAACAAATGACAAAACTGCCATAGAGTCGTTAATCAATATCAAACCAGGCAATATGTACGATGAGCTTACAATAGAAAAAACTAAAGAGAGAATTCGTCAGTATTATGAGTCAAAGGGATATTTTGATACCGTTGTAGACGTAGAAAAACAACCAGTTGCAGACAACGACAGCTCACTTTTTATAACACTCAACATAAACCGCGGCGAAAATATGATAATCAAAAATGTAAATTTAGTCGGCGCAAAAGAGTTTGATTATGATGACATTGAGCCAGTAGTTGCAAATAAAAGTAGAGAATTTATGGGCTGGCTTTGGGGCAGAAATGACGGTAAAGTTAAACTTTTTGAGCTTGAAAATGATCCAGCAAGAATACAAGACAAATATTTCCAAAAAGGCTATTTAGACGCGACTATTTCGTCACCTTATTTAAATTCATCGTTTGATAATTACACAGCTGATCTTACTTATTATGTTCATGAAGGTGAGCCTTATAAGGTTTCAAATGTAAGCATTACAGCACCTGAAGAGCTGGAGCTTGACACTAAAAAGATCATAGATGACTTTAGGCTTGAGGCTGGCGATACGATGAACTCAGCAAGACTTCGCCAAGATATGAAAAAGCTCGATGATATGGTTGCTGATAAAGGTTATGCGTTTGTGAAGGTCTATCCAAAGACTGATAAATTTGATGAAAATAAAACTGTCGATATTGATTATGAAGTAGATCCTGGCGAAAAAGTATATATAAGAAATGTTCAAATTTCAGGAAACGATAGGACCGTTGACCGCGTTGTAAGACGTGAACTTTATCTAACCGAAGGAAATTTATATAGTAGAACCGACCTTCAAGACTCAAAAGATGCGCTAAAAAGAACAAGCTACTTTGACGATGTCGAGATAGAAGAAGATCCAGTTGATAAAAATACAGTCGATCTAAAAGTAAAAGTAAAAGAAGCCTCAACTGGCTCAATAAGCGGCGGTATCGGATACGGCAGCAGTGACGGACTACTACTAAATGCAGCACTTTCTGATACAAATATCTTTGGCTCTGGCCTTCAAGGACAAATAAGCGTAGATAAAAGTGACAGAGAGCTTTCAGGTCAGATAAGTCTTACAAACCCAAGAATTTTCGACTCAGAGTATAGCCTTGGCGGAACACTTTATGCAAATGACTATGACTGGAGAACATATAAAGAGAGAAGCTATGGCTTTAGCACAACTCTTGGTAGAAAACTAACTAGAAATTTAAGTGCATCGCTTACTTACAATATTGAGCAAAGCAAAATTACTCTAAAAGATGATGAACTAAGAGATATCAACGCAAAAACTAAAAAAGAAATTTATAGAGAAGGTAAAGCTATAAAAAGCGCTATAACTCCGGCTTTAACATACAATAGCACTGATGATTATTACTTACCAAGACGTGGCATCATAGCTAGTACATCATTTGAGATAGCTGGACTTGGTGGCGATATAGACTTTATCAAAAATCGCACAAATTTTAACTACTACCTAGGTCTTAGAGAATACATCGACTACGATCTTATCTTAAGATACAAAGCAAGCTTTGGCAAAATTTGGGAAAGAGGATATACTCCGATCAACGAAAGACTTTACCTTGGTGGTATAAGAAGCTTACGTGGTTACGAGAGCAGAACCGTATCTCCAAAGGTAAAATATAATGGCGACTACTACGAATACGGCGGCGAAACTTCATTTAATAATTCAGCTGAAATAAGCTTTCCTATAATAGATCGTGTCAAAATGCGTGGTGTTGTATTTTATGACTACGGTATGATCGGCGAAAATAGCCTAAATGAGATAAAAAGATCATCAGTTGGTACAGGTATCGAGTGGATAACACCTATCGGACCACTTCAACTAATCTTTGCAAAAGCTCTTAAACCTAAAGAGGGCGATGATACAAATACATTTGAGTTTACTATCGGAAGACGCTTCTAA
- a CDS encoding prephenate dehydrogenase, with protein MKIGIIGLGLMGGSLGLALKDEKLISCVSGYDKDENHSKKALELGLVHEILSIDEMKKKCDIIFLAVPVEAIVSIVQNLTDISEDTTIIDFGSTKQKIIEAVPEKIRKNFIPAHPMAGTEYSGPEAAFKSLYTGATVIVCDFAESAEKHVKRSVELFSCLGMKIIFMSAKEHDHHVGLISHLPHAIAFSLASGILKEEDKRHIVALGGPTFKGMIRVAKSSPFMWSDIFKQNKNNVVEAINMFEKELNLCKDLIKDERWDELFAWMSDARAVREIL; from the coding sequence ATGAAAATAGGTATCATCGGACTTGGTCTTATGGGTGGCTCGCTTGGTCTTGCACTAAAAGATGAAAAATTAATCTCTTGTGTTAGTGGATATGACAAAGATGAAAATCATAGCAAAAAGGCCTTAGAACTTGGCTTGGTGCATGAAATTTTAAGCATTGACGAGATGAAAAAGAAGTGTGACATCATCTTTTTGGCTGTGCCAGTTGAAGCTATCGTATCAATAGTGCAAAATTTAACCGATATCAGCGAAGATACAACTATCATTGATTTTGGCTCAACCAAACAAAAGATCATCGAGGCGGTACCAGAAAAAATTCGTAAAAATTTCATCCCAGCTCACCCGATGGCAGGTACTGAGTATTCTGGTCCAGAGGCTGCTTTTAAATCACTTTACACAGGAGCAACTGTCATAGTTTGCGATTTTGCTGAGAGCGCAGAAAAACATGTAAAAAGAAGCGTTGAGCTATTTTCTTGCCTTGGTATGAAGATTATTTTTATGAGTGCGAAAGAACATGATCATCACGTGGGTCTTATTTCACATTTGCCTCATGCGATCGCATTTTCGCTTGCTAGTGGAATTTTAAAAGAAGAGGATAAAAGGCACATCGTAGCACTTGGCGGACCTACATTTAAGGGTATGATACGTGTCGCAAAGAGTTCGCCTTTTATGTGGAGCGATATCTTTAAGCAAAATAAAAATAATGTTGTTGAAGCCATAAACATGTTTGAAAAAGAGCTAAATTTGTGCAAAGATCTCATCAAAGATGAGCGTTGGGATGAGCTTTTTGCATGGATGAGCGACGCTAGAGCTGTAAGAGAAATTTTGTAA